The Priestia megaterium NBRC 15308 = ATCC 14581 region CTCGTATGTACAGAAGTGAAAAGTAGTAAAGTTCTTGCACCTTTATCTATTCAAAACTCTTTAGTCAACACTCAAAAACGGTTAGAGGAATCAGAAAAACATTTAACCAAAGTTGCTAAAATAGTAAGTATAAAAAAACACTAATTATTTTGTTTTTGCCTCACAGAATTTTTTGAATTTCAAAGATGTATTTCATATAAATCTTTAGTTGTAATCATGTTGATTTCTATGATAAGGGTATAGTATTATGCTGGATTGAATTTTCAAGAAACATTCTTTTTTAAGTTTGTTTCTTTTTTTTTTGATAATTATAGAACGAATCATAAAAAGTAAATTGAGCAAACTACTAAAGTCAACGTAATCTGTTCTTTATAAGAATAGATCACAAAAAGCCACTGACCCCATGTGTCAGTGGCTTTTTGTGATTTTAAGCTGTATATGATTCAAATCTTTAATTAACATAATTGACGTTGTACCAAATCACATGCTAAAAACCTTTTTTGTTAAGAAAAGATTCATATCCATTAATAAATTAGTAAATATTATCCATGAGGTGATCATATGGATAAGAATAAGTTAAAACTCACATCTTCCGAAATAGGGACGCTATGGGGAGAGTATGTAAACGGAACAATGACAGATGTAGTAAATCGATATATGTTCTCTATTATTGAGGATGAGTCAATAAAGGCTGTTTTTGAAGATGCTATCAAGACTTCCGGAAAACAAAAGAAACAAATTATAGCTTTTATAGAAAACGAAGGGTTTCCAGTACCAATTGGATTTACTGAGTCTGACCTCAATAAAGGTACCAAGAGATTGTTCACGGACATATTCTGCTTGAATTATTTACATATCATGACGTTACATGGCTTGCTAGGACATACAACCTCATTAGGTGTTTCTGTCAGAGAAGACTTACGCCACTTCTACGATTCATGTGATAATGATGCTAAAAGGATGTATCATCAAACGATTGAATTATTACTTGAAAAAGGGGAGTTTCAGAGGGACCCTTATTTTTATCCTGCTACGAACCCTGAATATATTTCTAGCCAGGATTTTACGGATGGGTTTTTCGGGAAAGGCAGACGGTTAACGGCATTAGAAATCATAAGTATTTCTTTCAACCTTAAAAAAAGCATTATGGCTAAAACTCTTTCTATTGGATTTAGCCAGGTCTCTCAATCAAAAGAAGTAAGAAAATTTTTAGAGGATTCGGAGAAAACAGCTGATGATCAAATACAAGCCTTTTCAAAAATAATGCACGCAGATAATTTACCAGTTCCTAAATCGTGGGAGACAGAAGTAACAACTTCAACAGACGCTCCTTTTTCTGATAAATTAATGATGTATCATATTGGTTTCTTATTCCAAGCTGCACAAGCGTATCATGGAACAGGGTTAGCATCAGCCATGCGAACAGATCTTGTAGCTGCTTACGAAAGTGTTATTCTAAAGAATTTAATGGTAACAAAAAAATGGTTTGATATTATGGTGAAAAATAAATGGTTAGAACAGCCACCACTTGCTCCTAACAGAAAAGAAATAACAAAAGAAAAATAATAAAATCTAATATTTTGAGCAAACTACTCAAGATGCTCTGCAACGTCAACTGACTATTGACCATTCAAGAAACAGAAAAAACTACTGATCCCTGTTCAGTAGTTTTTTCGATTTTTAAGCTGTATACGATATGCATTGCTAGTTAACATAATGTCTCTTCCGGTACACATCAAAAAAGAGAACCCTTATGGGAGTAAGGGTTCGAACAGAGTCACTTTTATAGAATATGCATCTTTTTATACATCGTTGATACAACTGATATCTCCTTACAGGAAGTTGAAGAGATCATGCATAAAAAAAGCACCTTTTATGCATATGTTAGACACATCAAAAATAGTATTTATATTGAAAAACATGTTATAATTCTGCTATCGTTCGTACTTGGATACGTATGAATGAACCCTTACATGAAGCAACCTCGCCTGCCAATGCTGAGGTTGCTTTTTATTTTGTTATTGTTAATTAAAATCTTTTATATACCACGTATCCATAGCAGAATGTTCAAAACCTGATAGTGGTTTAGGTAAAAGTGTAAATACAAATTTTTCATTGTGTTAACTAAGTTTGTATATGATATTCAGAGGAAAAGAGCAGGCTTAAGCCTGCTCTTATAACCTTTAAGGCTATTTTTAATTTAAACATTTTCTAGTATTTTTTTCACCAAAGTGTCTACGTCATTATCTTGAAGTGTGGTTAGTTGTACACGACAAAATGGGGTCACTCTACACTCTAGACATCGTCTGAAGCAATCCACAACACAAACCTCTATATCTTGCTGATAATTTTGTTGAAGAATATCTAAGACTATATTTGCTTTAGTTACTTTAATGTTCCTTTCACAAAATTTAGCTACCCTCATATTCAGTCTCCCATTCGCAAAAAGCACCCCAAAAGGTGCTTTTTTATTTTAAACATAGTGAGTGAATTGTATATCTAATGTACGAAGGTACGTTTGAAGGCCTGCGTCTTGAATTGGGATAATAAATGCAGGCTCTTCAGATTCGTTGTGGTGAGAATGCCACAATCCTGGAGGAGTAACAAATGCTTTTCCTGTTACCCAATCAATGCGAACGGGATCAATTATCTTTTTAGTAACGGGATCAATCTTATCTCCGACTAAAGTATAAGTACCGGGTGCAGCATAAGCAACAAAATCAAGGGCAACTGACTTATGACTATGAGCTGCTTGGTTAGATCCTACAGGAACAATTCCGAACATCGCCCATAATACGTGTGTAATGGTTAGAGTTTGTTTGAATTCTAGATTGTTTAATAAAATAGAAATACGATTTTTTAGGTGAGCATCAGGAGCGTTTGCTACTTCCTCCAATTTCGCAGTAGCTTGTTCAGCTGTAAAAAGTGTCGGTTTAAAACGAGTTTCTGTTGCTTTAACTCCTAAATAATTAAGAAGTGGAGTATCGAGAATATAATAGATGGTTGCATCTTCTGTTGCAGTGTGCCTGCTAGTCGAGCCGGATGGAAGAGTTAAAAAATCACCTTTTTTCCAAGTGATTATCTCACCATTTAATTCTGTGTGGCCTACACCAGAAATAATATAATATAATTCACTGGTTGCATTGGGTTGTGTAGTAATGCTGTCATTCGCATTAATTCGAATGAAGTGAGCAAGAAGTGATGGACTTGTTGCCGGATATTCAGTTTTGAGTTCATTTGAAAGGTCCAACGTAACAATACGAGTTTCTCCTGAGTTATATAATTCAGAGGAAAATTCTTTAGGGGGAATTGCACTTATGATACCACTTCCGATTGGATCAGCAGCAGTAGTATATTCATAAAAAAGGGCATCTTTAGTGCAGTCTTTATTCACTTTTCCATTAGATAAGTTTGCTTGTTTTTCATTTATAGTCATGTATAAACCTCCTATTATCTTTATGGTCTTATCTTATCTTGATAAAAGACAATAGTGAAATATATAATATAAACTGCTGTAATATATTTTATATATAACTGATTAGGAGGGGAAAAATGATGGAGCTTCGACAATTACAATATTTTATTGCTGTAGCAGAAGAATTAAACTTTAGTCGTGCAGCAGAGCGTGTCAAGATTACGCAACCTCCTTTAAGTTTACAAATTCAGAATTTAGAAAAAGAATTAGATATTGTTCTTTTTTATCGAAATAAACGTCAAGTTAAATTAACAGATGCAGGAAAATTATTTTATACGGAAGTTTGTAAGATTTTTAATCATCTTGAACGTGCTGTTGAAGATGCGAAACGTACTCAACATGGAGAAATCGGGACAATTAGAGTTGGGTTCGTAGGATCGGCTACTTACGATATTCTTCCCTCAATCCTAAGAGAATTTCGAAATTTGTATTCAGAAGTTGAAGTTCATCTATTCGAAATGTCTACGCCTATGCAATTAGAAGCTTTACGTGAAGGGGAAATTGATATAGGAGTATTAAGACCACCTGTAAATGATGAGATAGTACATACCGAAATCGTTTCTACAGTCCCATGCGTACTGGCAGTTCCAAAACAGCATCCGTTATTAAAAATAAAAAACGTCTCTCTTTCTGATCTTAAAACCTATCCTTTTGTAATGTTGTCTAGAAAAACATGGTCAAATCTCTATGATGAAATCTTAGGATTATGTAATCCAATCATCCAACAAGAGGCTTTAGAATTCCAAACTGTAATCGGTCTAGTTGCAGCTAAATTGGGTATTGCCGTAGTTCCACAATCCGCCGTGAATTTACATACCCAAGATGTTGTATATTTGGACCTTGACGATCAATTACCTGTAGCTTCTATGGGTATTGCTTGGCGACAAAAAGATCAATCACCTTTAGTGCAATCTTTTATCCAGTTAGCAAGAGAGACTTGTTTATTTTAATTAGATAAAGTACAAAATAGTATATGTCCATGGGAAACTATAATTAAAAGTAAAAAAGTTTTAATAGCTGATTTTATTGCGAAAGTAATAGGGTTTTAAAAGGTGTATCTTAAGATACACCTTTTATATTATGTAAGAAGTATAAGAATAAATCTGAGTTTGGATATATAAGTAAATGTAATTTGATTTTATCTATTTACGTAATATTTAACGCATTAAATATCTATATAGTTTTAAATATTAGTTATATTGTAGAAAAGACGGCTATTTGATGTCTCTAAATGTAAGAGGTAAACCTTAAATTACAAAAAGTAAACTTGTTCAATTACTTATAAGAATGAAGAATGTTCAAAAAAGTATACCTTTACGGACATGATGTTTTAAAAATGAAACTACCAATTTTAACGTTCGTTTACATTTTAAATCAAATTACGAACGTTCACTTAATCGCATATACTTATACGAACTGTTTTACTCCACTAAAAAATTAAAAGCCTTTTCATGAGTAGTTGTATTAGTAATTTCCTCATACTACCTCTTATTTTATCTTCAAACTTTCAAATAATACGTCTAGGAGGTGTTTTTATGCCAGAATACGGTTCAACACAAAATAATAACCATAGCAATAGTTATGATACTAATGGTGGAAATATCCAACCAGTAGATGTACCAAAATCAAATAGTAAAAAGATTCCTGCTAATAATGATGGTCTAAGTGGAAAAGTAAATGCAAACCTCGGCTACCATCCAGAAAAATAGCATGAAAAAACCACCCTACAGAAGTAAGGTGGTTCTCCGAAAAGTTTTATCTTACAAAACTAAAACCATGTAGAATCTTTTTTATTTTGTAAATTATACCATTTAATGAGAAAGAGAGCAACCCTAAAGCTACTCTCTCTCCAACAAAAAAAACACAAAATTTGTGTGTGGTGATGCTTAGGGTACCATCTTTGTATATTTGTTGGAAGACCTTCTATCTATATCATGCCATCATATAGAAGGTTATTCACCTGAACTACCCTCGGAAGGTATAACAACATTCTTATCAAATAAATCGTATTTTAAACCACTTACATAAATAACCTCTTATGATTTTTTTATCGATATTGATTATGATTACATTAGGTCTCTTCGCTATCGGACCAGTCTTTCATTCATTAGAAAACGTAATTCTAACAAGCACAAAAGCAATTTTAGATTTACCGTTTGGTTTAGCTGGTATTATTATTGGTGGCCTACAACAAGTTGTTGTAATTACTGGCGTTCATCATATATTTAATTTACTTGAAATTCAATTATTAGCTGATACAAAATTTAATCCATTCAATCCATTAATTACTAGCGCAATCGTAGCTCAAGGGGCTGCAACGCTAGCAGTTGGATTGAAATCTAAAAATAAAAAAGTGAAAGCATTAGCATTCCCATCAGCATTTTCAGCCTTTTTAGGAATGACAGAACCGGCTATATTGGGAGTGAACCTAAGGTTCTTTAAACCCTTTATAATGGGCCTTATAGGAGGAGCAGTAGGGGGATTCTTAGCCTCGATTTTTCATCTAAAAGCAATAGGAATGTCTGTTACAGCTATTCCAGGATTATTATTGTACTTGAATAATCAGATTTTTATCTATATTTTTGTTAATTTGATTGCCTTTGCTGTATCATTTATTCTGACATGGCTGTTTGGTTATAACGACAAGATGCTTAAGAATCGGTAATTATATATAAATTATAAATTGTAATTAATAAACTACAATGAATGACATTAGAAAAAGCCTTATATCTAGATCCAGTATAAGGCCTTTTTAGCAAAGCTTAATCATTGATGTTGTAGGAAAAGAGAAGATTAAAGCCCTTCTCTTTTTTATATAATTTTATTTACTTATTTTTAAAATCTGAAATATACAATCCTTCACGCTACCACTATTGCTCATTATGTTCTACTTTAGACGGTATATGTTAACTTTCTCGCATGGTATATAATTACATTTTCATCATACAAATGACCTTCTACCGGAAAGGAGTAAAAGGTTTTTTGTTATCAATTATCATTAACATCTATACTAATTGCTAAATTAACTACATTATTTAAAGTAGTTTTATTTTTACTGTCTAACTTATTGCGCAAACGAAATAATATGTAGCTTTGTTGATTTTTCAATCTCCATCATTATTTCAGCCTTATTAATCAGGGTTACATGTTATTTTTCCATACCTCAATGCATCGTAAATAG contains the following coding sequences:
- a CDS encoding cupin yields the protein MTINEKQANLSNGKVNKDCTKDALFYEYTTAADPIGSGIISAIPPKEFSSELYNSGETRIVTLDLSNELKTEYPATSPSLLAHFIRINANDSITTQPNATSELYYIISGVGHTELNGEIITWKKGDFLTLPSGSTSRHTATEDATIYYILDTPLLNYLGVKATETRFKPTLFTAEQATAKLEEVANAPDAHLKNRISILLNNLEFKQTLTITHVLWAMFGIVPVGSNQAAHSHKSVALDFVAYAAPGTYTLVGDKIDPVTKKIIDPVRIDWVTGKAFVTPPGLWHSHHNESEEPAFIIPIQDAGLQTYLRTLDIQFTHYV
- a CDS encoding DUF3231 family protein; translation: MDKNKLKLTSSEIGTLWGEYVNGTMTDVVNRYMFSIIEDESIKAVFEDAIKTSGKQKKQIIAFIENEGFPVPIGFTESDLNKGTKRLFTDIFCLNYLHIMTLHGLLGHTTSLGVSVREDLRHFYDSCDNDAKRMYHQTIELLLEKGEFQRDPYFYPATNPEYISSQDFTDGFFGKGRRLTALEIISISFNLKKSIMAKTLSIGFSQVSQSKEVRKFLEDSEKTADDQIQAFSKIMHADNLPVPKSWETEVTTSTDAPFSDKLMMYHIGFLFQAAQAYHGTGLASAMRTDLVAAYESVILKNLMVTKKWFDIMVKNKWLEQPPLAPNRKEITKEK
- a CDS encoding LysR family transcriptional regulator, whose translation is MELRQLQYFIAVAEELNFSRAAERVKITQPPLSLQIQNLEKELDIVLFYRNKRQVKLTDAGKLFYTEVCKIFNHLERAVEDAKRTQHGEIGTIRVGFVGSATYDILPSILREFRNLYSEVEVHLFEMSTPMQLEALREGEIDIGVLRPPVNDEIVHTEIVSTVPCVLAVPKQHPLLKIKNVSLSDLKTYPFVMLSRKTWSNLYDEILGLCNPIIQQEALEFQTVIGLVAAKLGIAVVPQSAVNLHTQDVVYLDLDDQLPVASMGIAWRQKDQSPLVQSFIQLARETCLF